The following proteins are encoded in a genomic region of Prionailurus viverrinus isolate Anna chromosome E3, UM_Priviv_1.0, whole genome shotgun sequence:
- the MICALL2 gene encoding MICAL-like protein 2 isoform X1: MAAIKALQQWCRQQCEGYRDVSITNMTTSFRDGLAFCAILHRHRPDLLNFDALRKENIYENNKLAFRVAEEQLGIPALLDAEDMVALKVPDRLSILTYVSQYYNYFHGRSPIGGMAGIKRPPSDSDEEPSGKKALPQLARPSPTPAQGRPLSPASTKPAAQWKDGSSEGPLRKIGQASAGSSISSTCGICGKHVHLVQRHLADGRLYHRNCFRCKQCSNTLHSGAYRATAEPGVFVCSSHHPEATSASPTLPRLAPQQPRAVPLDSKPPRAPWKAQEANGHRDTGTKARPAAWEPVVGNSTPKGVAPTTTEPRATASSHVHEGSPAGSSAGPPGGKANVPVANSSPRGWSSLGQDRAAVGPHPAATPSAPDSRPATLQGRVTPQGAAPQTKLRLGPVSPVPADTPDWTPSASRTQQARESFFQTPAAAPSPAGRAPAPADVPSGDGGREQALSFLQKTLPGLRETGAQEPGRPSPVTSPALKSYTRTEGPRASPAAKLSLLASPQALNPPARTEPPAPLSRGITSQASPPPQSSPVSSGAGKAGAGSRLKPEVPLAKGPSASPQEGQEDGPAGWRARLKPVEKKNPAERGPESKEPRILGEPRAGEAPGKVPGSSAGHVHTPPAPLGPERTRGAASPGPSLSAASPSLAPVPTPTHRRKLAVPASLDVSGDWLCPEPREQEAAAGSWKKEKEKPPAQDAPGRPVSSAGAPTLPGKAVTSASKLHPDYVPEEIQRQMQNIARQLDALELKGVELEKRLRAAEGDASEDTLMVDWFQLIHKKQLLLRQESELMYKAKDQRLAEQQLDLEGELRRLMAKPECLKSSQDRQREQDLLNQYVNTVDDRSSIVDVLEEDRLREREEDEVLQNMIQNLDLHRSSGDQRKNPKFRLSRIWSLKGRSKTPE; the protein is encoded by the exons ATGGCCGCCATCAAGGCGCTGCAGCAGTGGTGCCGGCAGCAGTGCGAGGGCTACCGCGACGTGAGCATCACCAACATGACCACGTCGTTCCGCGACGGCCTGGCCTTCTGCGCCATCCTGCACCGCCACCGGCCCGACCTCCT AAACTTTGATGCtctcaggaaagaaaacatttatgagaACAACAAACTG GCCTTCCGTGTGGCCGAGGAGCAGTTGGGCATCCCGGCCCTGCTGGACGCTGAGGACATGGTGGCCCTGAAGGTGCCCGACCGGCTGAGCATCCTGACCTACGTGTCACAGTACTACAACTACTTCCATGGACGCTCCCCTA TTGGGGGCATGGCCGGTATCAAGCGGCCCCCGTCGGACTCCGACGAGGAACCGTCTGGGAAGAAGGCCCTGCCCCAGCTGGCCAGACCCtcacccaccccagcccagggccGGCCACTGTCTCCAGCCAGCACAAAGCCCGCCGCCCAGTGGAAGGATGGGAGTTCAGAGGGCCCCCTGCGGAAGATT ggccagGCCTCGGCGGGCAGCTCCATCAGCAGCACCTGTGGGATCTGTGGCAAACACGTGCACCTCGTGCAACGACACCTGGCTGACGGGAGGCTCTACCACCGGAACTGCTTCAG GTGTAAGCAGTGCTCCAACACACTGCATTCGGGGGCCTACAGGGCCACCGCCGAGCCCGGCGTCTTCGTGTGTTCCAGCCACCACCCCGAAGCCACCTCTGCAAGCCCCACGTTGCCGCGCTTGGCCCCCCAACAGCCCAGGGCTGTCCCCTTGGACTCCAAGCCGCCCAGAGCCCCATGGAAGGCCCAAGAAGCAAATGGGCACAGAGACACGGGGACAAAGGCCAGGCCAGCGGCCTGGGAGCCTGTGGTGGGCAACTCAACTCCCAAAGGTGTCGCCCCCACTACGACTGAGCCTCGGGCCACCGCCTCCTCCCACGTCCACGAGGGGAGCCCAGCCGGGTCCTCGGCGGGCCCGCCGGGTGGCAAAGCCAACGTGCCCGTGGCCAACAGTTCCCCGAGAGGGTGGTCGTCGCTGGGACAGGACAGGGCAGCAGTCGGCCCCCACCCTGCCGCGACCCCAAGTGCCCCAGACTCTCGCCCAGCCACGCTGCAAGGCCGGGTGACCCCCCAAGGGGCAGCCCCCCAGACCAAGCTCAGGTTGGGCCCAGTGTCTCCGGTCCCGGCAGACACCCCAGACTGGACCCCATCGGCCTCCAGGACACAGCAGGCCCGGGAGAGTTTCTTCCAGACGCCCGCAGctgcccccagcccagctggCAGGGCCCCAGCTCCCGCGGATGTGCCTTCTGGGGACGGCGGCAGGGAACAGGCACTGAGCTTCCTGCAGAAGACCCTGCCGGGGCTCAGGGAGACCGGCGCTCAGGAGcctggcag GCCCTCCCCAGTCACCTCCCCTGCTCTGAAATCCTACACCAGAACGGAAGGGCCACGAGCAAGTCCAGCGGCCAAGCTGTCACTGCTGGCATCTCCCCAAGCCCTTAATCCCCCTGCgaggactgagccaccagccccCCTAAGCAGAGGCATCACCTCGCAGGCTTCCCCGCCACCCCAGAGCTCGCCCGTATCCTCGGGGGCTGGCAAGGCGGGTGCTGGCTCCAGGCTGAAGCCGGAGGTCCCACTGGCAAAGG GCCCCAGTGCCAGCCCCCAGGAAGGCCAGGAGGACGGGCCGGCAGGATGGAGGGCCCGCCTGAAGCCTGTGGAGAAGAAAAACCCTGCTGAGAg GGGTCCAGAGTCGAAGGAGCCACGGATCCTGGGAGAGCCTAGGGCGGGCGAGGCACCCGGGAAGGTCCCTGGGAGCTCTGCGGGGCACGTCCACACCCCCCCGGCCCCTCTTGGGCCTGAGAGGACACGGGGCGCAGCGAGCCCTGGGCCCAGCCTCTCAG CCGCAtccccctccctggccccggTCCCGACCCCGACCCACCGCAGGAAGCTGGCCGTCCCTGCCAGTCTGGACGTTTCTGGAGACTGGCTTTGTCCCGAGCCCCGGGAGCAGGAAGCCGCAGCCGGGAgctggaagaaggagaaagagaagccccCTGCTCAGGACGCACCAG GGAGGCCCGTGAGCTCGGCCGGCGCCCCCACCCTACCTGGCAAGGCAGTGACCAGCGCGAGCAAG CTGCACCCTGACTACGTGCCCGAGGAGATCCAGAGACAGATGCAGAACATCGCCAGGCAGCTGGATGCCCTGGAGCTCAAGGGCGTGGAGCTGGAGAAGCGTCTGCGCGCGGCTGAGGGGG ATGCCTCGGAGGACACGCTCATGGTCGACTGGTTCCAGCTCATTCACAAGAAGCAGCTGCTGCTGAGGCAGGAGTCGGAGCTGATGTACAA GGCCAAGGACCAGCGCCTGGCAGAGCAGCAGCTGGACCTGGAGGGGGAGCTCCGTCGGCTGATGGCCAAGCCCG AGTGTCTGAAGTCATCCCAGGACCGGCAGCGGGAGCAGGACCTGCTAAACCAGTACGTGAATACGGTGGATGACCGCAGCAGCATTGTGGACGTCCTGGAGGAGGACCGGCTCAG AGAGCGAGAGGAGGACGAGGTGCTTCAGAACATGATCCAGAATCTGG acctccACAGAAGCAGCGGGGACCAGAGGAAGAACCCCAAGTTCCGCTTGTCCAGGATCTGGTCCCTGAAGGGCAGAAGCAAAACCCCTGAGTGA
- the MICALL2 gene encoding MICAL-like protein 2 isoform X2, which translates to MVALKVPDRLSILTYVSQYYNYFHGRSPIGGMAGIKRPPSDSDEEPSGKKALPQLARPSPTPAQGRPLSPASTKPAAQWKDGSSEGPLRKIGQASAGSSISSTCGICGKHVHLVQRHLADGRLYHRNCFRCKQCSNTLHSGAYRATAEPGVFVCSSHHPEATSASPTLPRLAPQQPRAVPLDSKPPRAPWKAQEANGHRDTGTKARPAAWEPVVGNSTPKGVAPTTTEPRATASSHVHEGSPAGSSAGPPGGKANVPVANSSPRGWSSLGQDRAAVGPHPAATPSAPDSRPATLQGRVTPQGAAPQTKLRLGPVSPVPADTPDWTPSASRTQQARESFFQTPAAAPSPAGRAPAPADVPSGDGGREQALSFLQKTLPGLRETGAQEPGRPSPVTSPALKSYTRTEGPRASPAAKLSLLASPQALNPPARTEPPAPLSRGITSQASPPPQSSPVSSGAGKAGAGSRLKPEVPLAKGPSASPQEGQEDGPAGWRARLKPVEKKNPAERGPESKEPRILGEPRAGEAPGKVPGSSAGHVHTPPAPLGPERTRGAASPGPSLSAASPSLAPVPTPTHRRKLAVPASLDVSGDWLCPEPREQEAAAGSWKKEKEKPPAQDAPGRPVSSAGAPTLPGKAVTSASKLHPDYVPEEIQRQMQNIARQLDALELKGVELEKRLRAAEGDASEDTLMVDWFQLIHKKQLLLRQESELMYKAKDQRLAEQQLDLEGELRRLMAKPECLKSSQDRQREQDLLNQYVNTVDDRSSIVDVLEEDRLREREEDEVLQNMIQNLDLHRSSGDQRKNPKFRLSRIWSLKGRSKTPE; encoded by the exons ATGGTGGCCCTGAAGGTGCCCGACCGGCTGAGCATCCTGACCTACGTGTCACAGTACTACAACTACTTCCATGGACGCTCCCCTA TTGGGGGCATGGCCGGTATCAAGCGGCCCCCGTCGGACTCCGACGAGGAACCGTCTGGGAAGAAGGCCCTGCCCCAGCTGGCCAGACCCtcacccaccccagcccagggccGGCCACTGTCTCCAGCCAGCACAAAGCCCGCCGCCCAGTGGAAGGATGGGAGTTCAGAGGGCCCCCTGCGGAAGATT ggccagGCCTCGGCGGGCAGCTCCATCAGCAGCACCTGTGGGATCTGTGGCAAACACGTGCACCTCGTGCAACGACACCTGGCTGACGGGAGGCTCTACCACCGGAACTGCTTCAG GTGTAAGCAGTGCTCCAACACACTGCATTCGGGGGCCTACAGGGCCACCGCCGAGCCCGGCGTCTTCGTGTGTTCCAGCCACCACCCCGAAGCCACCTCTGCAAGCCCCACGTTGCCGCGCTTGGCCCCCCAACAGCCCAGGGCTGTCCCCTTGGACTCCAAGCCGCCCAGAGCCCCATGGAAGGCCCAAGAAGCAAATGGGCACAGAGACACGGGGACAAAGGCCAGGCCAGCGGCCTGGGAGCCTGTGGTGGGCAACTCAACTCCCAAAGGTGTCGCCCCCACTACGACTGAGCCTCGGGCCACCGCCTCCTCCCACGTCCACGAGGGGAGCCCAGCCGGGTCCTCGGCGGGCCCGCCGGGTGGCAAAGCCAACGTGCCCGTGGCCAACAGTTCCCCGAGAGGGTGGTCGTCGCTGGGACAGGACAGGGCAGCAGTCGGCCCCCACCCTGCCGCGACCCCAAGTGCCCCAGACTCTCGCCCAGCCACGCTGCAAGGCCGGGTGACCCCCCAAGGGGCAGCCCCCCAGACCAAGCTCAGGTTGGGCCCAGTGTCTCCGGTCCCGGCAGACACCCCAGACTGGACCCCATCGGCCTCCAGGACACAGCAGGCCCGGGAGAGTTTCTTCCAGACGCCCGCAGctgcccccagcccagctggCAGGGCCCCAGCTCCCGCGGATGTGCCTTCTGGGGACGGCGGCAGGGAACAGGCACTGAGCTTCCTGCAGAAGACCCTGCCGGGGCTCAGGGAGACCGGCGCTCAGGAGcctggcag GCCCTCCCCAGTCACCTCCCCTGCTCTGAAATCCTACACCAGAACGGAAGGGCCACGAGCAAGTCCAGCGGCCAAGCTGTCACTGCTGGCATCTCCCCAAGCCCTTAATCCCCCTGCgaggactgagccaccagccccCCTAAGCAGAGGCATCACCTCGCAGGCTTCCCCGCCACCCCAGAGCTCGCCCGTATCCTCGGGGGCTGGCAAGGCGGGTGCTGGCTCCAGGCTGAAGCCGGAGGTCCCACTGGCAAAGG GCCCCAGTGCCAGCCCCCAGGAAGGCCAGGAGGACGGGCCGGCAGGATGGAGGGCCCGCCTGAAGCCTGTGGAGAAGAAAAACCCTGCTGAGAg GGGTCCAGAGTCGAAGGAGCCACGGATCCTGGGAGAGCCTAGGGCGGGCGAGGCACCCGGGAAGGTCCCTGGGAGCTCTGCGGGGCACGTCCACACCCCCCCGGCCCCTCTTGGGCCTGAGAGGACACGGGGCGCAGCGAGCCCTGGGCCCAGCCTCTCAG CCGCAtccccctccctggccccggTCCCGACCCCGACCCACCGCAGGAAGCTGGCCGTCCCTGCCAGTCTGGACGTTTCTGGAGACTGGCTTTGTCCCGAGCCCCGGGAGCAGGAAGCCGCAGCCGGGAgctggaagaaggagaaagagaagccccCTGCTCAGGACGCACCAG GGAGGCCCGTGAGCTCGGCCGGCGCCCCCACCCTACCTGGCAAGGCAGTGACCAGCGCGAGCAAG CTGCACCCTGACTACGTGCCCGAGGAGATCCAGAGACAGATGCAGAACATCGCCAGGCAGCTGGATGCCCTGGAGCTCAAGGGCGTGGAGCTGGAGAAGCGTCTGCGCGCGGCTGAGGGGG ATGCCTCGGAGGACACGCTCATGGTCGACTGGTTCCAGCTCATTCACAAGAAGCAGCTGCTGCTGAGGCAGGAGTCGGAGCTGATGTACAA GGCCAAGGACCAGCGCCTGGCAGAGCAGCAGCTGGACCTGGAGGGGGAGCTCCGTCGGCTGATGGCCAAGCCCG AGTGTCTGAAGTCATCCCAGGACCGGCAGCGGGAGCAGGACCTGCTAAACCAGTACGTGAATACGGTGGATGACCGCAGCAGCATTGTGGACGTCCTGGAGGAGGACCGGCTCAG AGAGCGAGAGGAGGACGAGGTGCTTCAGAACATGATCCAGAATCTGG acctccACAGAAGCAGCGGGGACCAGAGGAAGAACCCCAAGTTCCGCTTGTCCAGGATCTGGTCCCTGAAGGGCAGAAGCAAAACCCCTGAGTGA